The genomic segment agtagttaactttcaatgtctattacagcgtcccacaggaggtacggcacacattaaggggctatgtaaagtgttaccaaatcttTCATTTTAGAATATTCTATCCACTCTAATAGTACACAAAACTGATGGCTGGGGCTAGTTGGGTTGTGTTTGATACTTCTTGTAGTCGTGTAAATCTTCATGTATTGTAAGGCTATATTTATTTTTGAGTTGGCAATGTATTCATGTATTCTATGCCATCACACATCACATGTATGTAACAAAGACCCAACCCAGAAACTAACTTTCATATTATTATAAAGTAAATATTGACGTCATGTGTTGGTGATTATTTGTTGACTGATTGTTTCTGTCATCATCTGGCCTTTCATCACCTGCATGGCAACAAATAAAGCACCAGAGAAGTGTGaatttccagccaaactgaatccCCCTTTATGATGTTTCAACTTTCATCTAAAAATCGTATTTCAGTTCTGTTCTGATGATGGGGAATCATGAGCAACGAAAgcacaagaatagcacattgcacctgAATTTTGTAGActattctttcttttctcttcgttatattttctgtttgtttgttttttttaaactaaagttTTACGCCATGTAAGAAAGTGATGATAGTGAGTATAAAACATTCTAACTTGTAAATTTCTTGCCAGCAACAATTCCAATCAGTCTGTTAATCAGCGACTCCCCTCACCTGAGTACTATGGGCTGATATGCCATGATTCAATTattgcctgcacctgccaaatacCTGATTAATCCAGTCACATGGTACTCTGGGGGGGAGCAGTACCACAGGTAGGGTACTTCAGTGATGGTGGAAGATGGAGAGGGGACCAGTaccacagtcagggtacctcagtgatggtgtcaggaagatgaggaggatgggtgagagcactgttGTTTTTGTAGATGTTAACATTCTTGTTCATGAAGCCAAATACATTTAATTGTCACTGTACAACCAAAGCCGCAGATTTTTCACTGTAAATTTCACGTGACTTTTGTTACAGTGTGGCTCGCTATCTACAGGTATACCCtcgtaggcaaaaatatgccatgtCAGGGTTGCCGCGGGGTTgtaaaaggtagtaaaaggtagtaaatgaaATTAGACCAAATTAAGGCTTGTAAAAAGTAGTAAAAAGTAATAAACGTCATCTGACCaggtagtatttttttttttacctccacaATGTGTATGAAAtatgttttttggttttttttggatTGACAAACAACAATTGATAAACTAGCGTGAATTTATATGTTACGACTAGGACCTGAATGGACTCATTTGTACCTTGCGCGCATACGTTGAATCAATCAGGGTtgtatttctcaaaagcgtaggtGTTAGCCAGTAAGCAACATGGCTAagtaccaatgggaaattgcatggcaaacaagagctagctaacatagttagcaaccttggtttgagaaacgcaccccgagTAGCCTTGGCGACCGGCTCCGCTTGCCGCCAATCTACAGAGTTGTTTATATCGCATTTGCAGCCGACACATCGCTACACAGCTGCTACATTATTCTTCTTCTTTTGAGAAGTTTGTATGGCGTTACTTGAGAGATATGGGCAAATGTAAGTTTTCAGACCTCTGGCTGGAGGAAACTTCTTTTAAAGACTAGGCCAGTAGTTGGCAACAGCCGAGAGGCGTATTGTAACGTCTGTAAAAAAGTTATAAACATTACGTGGATGGGTGTGAAGGCATTGAAGTCTCATATGGATTCAAATAGCCACCAGACAAAGATGCGCGGACCAAACTCGCAGCTACCGCTGTCACTGTTTTGCGCCGGGACTAGTGCTACACCGACCTCCACTGCCCCCTCAACCTCCAGCACCGTGACCACATCTACCGCCGCCGGTACCTCAACCTCACCTGCTCCCATCAACAGCATTCCGAATCAACTGCTCTCCACCACCGCGACACTGCAGGCCGAGGTACTGTGGTGTCTAGATTTGGCTTCGAAACACCACTCCTTCAACTCCAATGACGGCATTGCAGAGCTATTTGTCAAGATGTTCCCCGACTCCCAAATTGCCAAATCCTTCGCTTTGGCCAAGGACAAGACCGGCTATATGATAAAATTTGGGATCGCCCCATATTTCAAGAGGCAACTAGTCGAGGCCATAAATCGTGCCGGCCCTTACGTGCTGATGTTTGACGAGAGTTTAAACCAATcgtccaaaaaaaaacaactggacATTCACATTCGGTTTTTGGAGGATGGGTGCGTTCAGTCGCGATATTTTGGCTCACAATTCCTGGGACATGGAAGAGCTGATGATCTGTTGCTGCACATCAAAGTAAGTTTATTTTCCACTAGCCTACTGTTGATTAATGAGATATTGAtgatcattttatttatttaaccttcTTTTGAATTTctgttttattcattcattcattttattatGTCTCAATATTGCAGAATAAGAGAGTAAAATTCTAAATTATAATAAAGCTAACTTAAATGTTTAATTTGAAGCATAGGCTATATAATATATTACTGTCTTTATATTGAATGTGATTTGTAATATGTTATTTAAAcaaacttttttctctctgaATTCACAGGAATGCATTGGCCAACTCAACATGAGGCAGCTCCTCTCAGTTGGGATGGATGGGCCCAATGTAAATTTTAAACTCCTTGATCTCCTTCAAAGGGAGTACGCTGAGCTCAATGGAGGTGCCCAAGTTCTGGTGGTTGGGAGCTGTGGACTCCACACTCTCCACAATGCCATGAAGGCCGGATTTACAGTGTGGCAAATCGAGAAGTTCCTGCGTGCACTCCATTTCCTCTTTCATAACGTGCCTGCCCGGAGAGAGGACTACACCAACACCACTGGATCTACCtgctttcccctctctttctgtggcCACAGATGGGTCGAAAATGTGCCAGTCGCTGAGAGAGCCCTCGAAGTTTGGCCGATGGTTCAGGCATATGTCAGTGCTGCAGAAGAGAAGAAGGTTCAAAAACCGAACACGGCCTCGTACGACACCATCCTGGCAGCAAGAGAGGATCCACTGCTAGTACCAAAACTAAAGTTCTTCCTCTCCATTGCAAGAGGTTTCAACCCTTTTCTTCACAAGTATCAGACAGATGAGCCCGTGTTGCCTTTTTTGGCTAAAGATTTAACTGAGCTTCTGTTGGTAAGTATCAATATAGTTTGATGAATTCATATGAATTTAAACCTGTATTGATGAAATGGCTTGGTAACTATCTGATTGTTGCCATCATTAGAGTTTACTTCGGCGATTCATCAAAAGGGAGCTCCTACAGGACCAAACCCCCTTGCAACTCATTAAGTTGGACATCTCTGATGAGAAGAACTGGGTCTCCCTCAGAAGGGTGGACATAGGCTTGGGAGCGGAATCAGCCATCAAGGTAATTTCATTCTTCTTTAATTGTTTGGTGAGATAAATCTGAATTTATGACTGCATAAATCTATAGTAGTAAATGCAATTTGGTCACCTCTCAGACTAGAGGTTATCAGCTACTGTAGGTTGCCGAAATCAGATGGGTGAAGGGTGGTACAACAGGCCAAAAataagtaatacacacacacacaatgcacacatacacaaatataacTTGAGGGCTGCAACTTCATTTATGTAATGGGAGTAATCTGACTGgattgctgttgtcagtgataaaAACAATTTGAAATGATCAGGATTCCTTAATTTCTAGTAATATGTAAATATTATTTTGCATGTATTTCTAACATGCGCTACTGTAATATTAAACAAACATTTCTTTTCAAAGGCAACATTGACATGAATGTTCCTTAATGTTCCTGATTAGGCACTCCAGGGCAAACCAGGAACCAAGATAGGGGAACACTCTGTGCTCAGCCTGAGAAAAGAGTGTTTGCAGTGTCTGGTTCGGTTCATAAAGAAGCTGCAGGAAAGGTCCCCGTTGAAATTCCCCATTGTTAGGCAGATTGCCTCCCTGGATCCCACAAAGATGGCCAAAGATCCTGAGTGGTGCATCGTACAGATGAAGGCATTAGTGCAGACATTCATCCAAGGGCAGCAGTTGGCAGGTGGCATTGCAGTTGGTAAGAGAATATTATATAGGGACAGAAGAAGTCAATAGGTTATTCTACTTGATTTAGGTCATGTGCTAGGAATCTCCATTGGTTCTCTGCTTTTTTTAATTCAAGAGGTATGAAGGTGTCAATGATCAGTTCATAATTTAGATAAGACTGCTGTGCCCCCAGGAGGAGAACCACCGCTTTAGCTACTGCTGTGTATCTGTGATGTACTGTTTGTACTTTGCTGCATGGTTGATGTTACAGTGGACTGGAATCTGTGAATGTACTGACCACATCTTGTACATCAGTGAATTTTCTTATTATATGTTGCAGGTGATGTCATCATTCAGCAATTCACGTCTTTTGTCTCAGATAGCGTCAGAGATGAGGAATTCGTGTCCTTCCAGCCCCTCAGCCAGCGCCTGGATGTCTTCCTCCATTCGAAACTCCGCACATCCCACCCTGACCTGCTGAGGTTTTGCCAGAGTGCCCTCCTCCTGTCCCATGGGCAGGCATCCGTTGAAAGAGGGTTCTCTGTGAACAAGGAGGTGGAAACATGCAATCTCTACGAAGAGTCACTGGAAGCCCTGAGGTTGATATGTGACCAAGTGAATGCCTGTGGTGGTGTCCTCAAAGTTCCTCTGACCAAGGAGCTCCTGGCCTCTGCTGCATCCTCAAGGTCACAGTACAGGCTTCACCTTGAGAGTGAACGGAAAAAAAGGAGAGTGCCACTCAGGAGCTTAAGCGGAAATCAGCAGAGAAAGAGCTGGAGGACCTCCGGAGTCAGCGGCAGGTGCTCCAGAGTGTGTGCCAGTCCCTAGAAAGGGACGCTGATATGTATGCAGAGATGGCAGAGGGTAAATCTGGAACCAAGATGGCTGAGCTTGTCACAAAATCCAATTCCCTTCGCCGAAGccacaaagggaaaaaaatagagCTTCAGACGTTGGATAAAACTATCGAGGAGAAGGCCACAAAGCTGAGGCACTTGTGACTGTGCATTGCTGTTGAAATGTTAATGCTTGCTCGTTGTTCCTGTTCTGTGTAGGTTTATTCGCCTTGCCTTGTGTTTGTTCCGGCATGTTCCACTGGCTGACTAAGGATGGTTGCAGTTTAATCtctctatgttctctctctctctatctcgctctctctcacactctctctctctctctctctctatgttctctctctctctctctctctctctctctctctcacactctctctctcacactctctctctctctcgctcgctctctctctctctctctctctctctctctctctctctctctcacgctctctctctctctcgccctctctctgtttagtgtctaattttgaaGTTTAAGTTAAGTTATTCATTTTTAATGAAATATTGTTTTTGCACTATTAAACATAATTTTATTATTAAATTTCTTCCCATTTAACACATTATTATTCGCTCATTATTTCAAGGTCCAATTTATAGCTGCTCAAAAAGTCtgttatacacacatgcacactcgcatacacCTACAAAGCCTCTTTCTCTCGCCCTTTGgttccatgttctgtttgtccctctttctttcactctctatttGGTGAGTTGTGTCCAGTGTTGAAATTGTGAGGAAATATTTCAATAATTAATTTTGGAAGCATATTTCTTTACTTTACCCCGtcactttactttacattatgctgctgcaGTTTGACGTCGTGTTGGtagtaaaaaaatattttggaggTAGTGAAAAGGTAGTAAAAAGGTAGTAAATACAACTTAAGAATCTCTGTATATACCCTGCATTAAAAgtccacaatgctggtcaaactaaTTAAATCCCAATAATTATATTTaatattaatcaaagttgtgcagtGGGTTGTGGCAGTTAGGCTGTAAGTGACCCATTCAAATATACAAAGGGGTTTGAGAACCGCTGCTTTAGAAAAGCAGCTGAGCTGGATATCCTCAACAGTAACCCATGCCAGTGAGGGTACATTTCAAACTTCAATATCATGCGTTCATCAGAGAAGGttgactgagcgctcttgttctccaacttagtaaactccaaactgtgggtgctcttgaagtaagaagactaaagtcctttcatttagagcgtgttggcacttgggccgacttcaggcaactccacaggccgacaaggattgtccttagtataaaaaccctttattaatccatgggcattgttacagagataaaaccgccaaccggtttcaacccacactgggtcttcatcagggcgtaaacCATTTACGTCCTGACgtttacgccctgatgaagacccagtggcctgtggagttgcctgaagtcggccccaGTGCCAACACGCTCTTCATCATGTGTTCATCATTGGCTCACATTATCTGCAGAAGTGCATGTGGAAACAGTGCAAAATAGGaaggaaaactgaaaaaatgctCTGGAAATGTTCTTCGCTGGTATAGACACTTTTTAGCTTTCCATAATGTCAGATGGTCCCTTAGGTGCAGCCTTAGGTGCCACCCTCTTGGGGGCTGCACGTTTTCGAATGGAAAAGCAAGCCATTCTGATTTGACAGCCCtgctcagctcaacacagcgcaactaaacacagcacagcacagccgggATTAGGTGGAAAACTGGTAATAGTGACCTCCCTGAGGAGAGGAATTGTGACTTCCCCGTCCCTGTCAGCACAATAACAGTCACCTGTCAAAAGAGGAAATACACACATGGCAACATCACATAGTGACCTCCCTGAGGACAGGAATGGTGACATCTCGTCACGTCAGAAATGGTGCCACATGCTGTCACTGTCTTGTTGAAGACGAGAAGACATACAGTAAAATAACACAAGCATGACAATTAAACTATGATTGACCAACAGGGCAATAGCATTAGAATAATACATAAAAAGACATTTTGCATCTGACATTGATGAGGATTCTGTTTAAATACACTGACCTAGATATAATTTATAatttaatatatatttattaGAGCAACACAGAGACAAGTTTGACTAATAGagacatacacagtaaaaaaaaaaaaatctaaattaattaatcaattttctctcagagttgaattgacactgtagCTTTTACTGTGTAGGTATCACAGTCATCATGTTGTTTTGCACTGTGAAAAGAGAACATCAACTTTTATTTGATGGTAATTTAGTTATtcaaacaacaacgacaacacaaATGTACTCAACTGCTGTAGTTAAAGAATGGGTTTACTTTGAGGGGTCTTGTCAATAGACTTGTTGTACATGTTTTATgtattctgttgtttttttctagTTGCCATGACCATTGTTTGATATCTGTGAATTTGAAATAATTTTTTGAAATAACAATATAGTAGAAGTGGTAATTTGATACAATTGTATTTGAAGTATCTCCTATCTGTTTCTATTATGTTCCTATCGATCTCAAAACTGGTCAGACAGGATTCACAGCTACAGTATACTGTTTGTGGTTCCTATAGTGAGTAATCCTACTATTGAGATCCTCAAATGCAAATGTAACCACTATTCCATCAGTGCCATTCCTGTTGGCAAACACACTATAAGGGGTGTAGCCAGGAATGATAAAGGCAACAGCTCAGGGAAGGATAATAATTGCATAGAAGTCAAAACATAGAGCCTATTGACATTGTGATTCCACACTCTGACAATATTTAACTGAGGAAGGAGACTAATGTCATTAGAGCAAAGACAAAATACAAATCAAACATTCAACAGCAGGACTCAAGCAGTGACAGCACACATCATCAACTACCTGCAACGAGCGAGACAAACATGGCGAGCAAAGATGGAAGTAAGTAGTGTTAGATTTGggacgtttccaaaattctcttctccaataaaaattgaatgATGAATGCTCTGCGTCGTGTTTTAAGGCCCTCGGCATGCTTGCTTCAGGAGACACGTGCACGGGCACGATTTGTTCATGAATGcgttaaagaagaaatgaaacgaatattaattgttggaattttacagtttgtgctgcatattacaaaagttccaagctttgtgattaaaacaagatattgtgtgtgtaataatttaactgggaagtcatgttaaaacatgctcaaaaggagcaatattttgtccagtaatgcaaatttattgtcttatgcgtgacgtcatacggttgacacagtccaactccaAACCCATAAAGTTCTAGTAgtcaatggcggcgtctatggctagtaaatcaaagcacagtggaaaatattgtgttcgtggcggtccaaatggtacaggttgcaacaagtacaagcttcactgaaggcatctctctgcacaagtgtctttaagtcaaaattactggaactggtgctgacaaggagaaggcaaaacaacgctgatcgtgtaggaggcatcggcttttgaagtgacctagttctagatcaatgttgtgctccgggcgttttccacccctcctgttgtttaccttaaaaaatctggagaccgtggacatgtttggaaatacactcctaggctaccacaagcagtgtctatggatagcaggtgtgctgacggatatctctagctcgagtgcgaccacgggtgagtctggccgacagccacttagcaggatagcagcatgctaaagatgctattcctctctgccattgtagcaccctagtactaagggtcctcggtcaatgcgctgcgggtcgaggtgtttcgttacgactccatggccgtcggtcgtggagttattgctttatatgcaacgaaatcgccccagcatccgagcacgaacatctgtgttgtgtagttatgactctatccatggccggcggtcgtgcagttcttgtgttatgAAACAACAGCCCCTAAGCACGAACAAAATATACCTACTGACTTCCAAATTGtcgcataatgatgggtataacgccattgtttattaagattacattaaaaccatgctattgagctacttaagcatacgtttttaaagtagctgatagtgcaatttcgctaggtttcaacatgtcaaagacagagtgcagcagccaaagcatcgtcccccccttgtcacgttgccataaacaaaaaaacaagtaggcctatgccgcgctggttgatcgataagttgtcggcataataattgagataacgccattgtttaataagattttaaagctggctttcaaagtgccacttcggtttcaacctgtcaaagacagcgcggaatgtcacatgatctgagaaaccggcagctggctggcaccctaacatgctcccatattttccagtttaccacagcacatacagcctacactaatagtgtcatatgattgataatatcttaataatgatcagcgtgtagccttcgtgtagcctaggagcgcggtgctgttttgtgcccgtcgatcctgtgccgaatatggcatatctttccaacccatatggcatatggtggtgcatcatcaaagaaaagtctactcggcttatttgtgaggcttatattcaacgtgagtttttgtcacataatgttagaggtgtgttctttcgacatgtcgatatttgtatcttaatgttggttcctttatgagatatgggtccttcaaatgtatgatatttccgcagccaaccatactcgcaaaaagagggtgtcaaccgcatgacgtcactcacgcccctgtaaatattgtcgcaccaaaggcacggttttaagttgccgtttcaacaagttatgtccggaaaaattatttaaagttggattgatgttttagaaataggcccaatatttaatgtgaataatagatgaatattcgtttcatttcttctttaatatGAGCATGTAATGTCAATTTTGCACGCGTTAGACACTGCAGCCAAGCGCATGcgttaggtgcaatatcttcaaactctcTGAGGGAGGCGATCGTACGAAAGGCTGCACAGTGTTTCTGGTGAAAAATGTTTAAGTTCTCATTGAGCTTGTCCAAAATAACAAACATTTACGATCATACTTCtccattgcactttgaaaaaggagcgtgcaaatataaGAGCAGTAATATTGTCTCCTTGCCTGGGGAgtccttctttttgttttttaaaaaaacaagttTTCCTTGCcttctgtgttcccaatttccgcatcgcaaTGCTGCACGCTCTCTACCCCCTGggtgacaccgccagtattttgtgtcttggtcaACTgatttaaagcaagcatgtgcattcGATTGctcgtggtggtgtgtgtattttacagctcgcagcaagcgtgccgaACGCTTAACTGacacacttgcaaaaataaaataagtcttgatggcgtaattaaaaggatcgatcaggatacaatttattatagaaaaagtgagattacaaaaagaataagtaTAAAATATAAGAAGTAAAAGACTAATACAagtaaagggtatccaatcactgggcgtgacaaaTTAGgctaatacacttggaagtgcactgtcctacgTTTTGAAAAGGGCCCTAAGTCTCACAGTGTCTCACTAATTACGCAGCATCTCTGGCGAATGACGAGCAATCGACGACtaacaaaatggtggcaacggtttttatacccTCTTcttcatgtcagcaggttacgcGTATGCATATATGATATGGCATCCCCACGTCTACAGTAGTGacgaatcataaaaacacatatcGCTTATGGATGGAAAATAGGCCTAGGATGCTTCTGGTATCAAGAACATGTTCTGGGTGACCTTCAATGGCAATGTGGCCAGCTCTGAGCTCAAGATATCAGAATGTCAAACATTgcaaatcactgattcttgagaa from the Engraulis encrasicolus isolate BLACKSEA-1 unplaced genomic scaffold, IST_EnEncr_1.0 scaffold_52_np1212, whole genome shotgun sequence genome contains:
- the LOC134444372 gene encoding uncharacterized protein LOC134444372 — encoded protein: MGVKALKSHMDSNSHQTKMRGPNSQLPLSLFCAGTSATPTSTAPSTSSTVTTSTAAGTSTSPAPINSIPNQLLSTTATLQAEVLWCLDLASKHHSFNSNDGIAELFVKMFPDSQIAKSFALAKDKTGYMIKFGIAPYFKRQLVEAINRAGPYVLMFDESLNQSSKKKQLDIHIRFLEDGCVQSRYFGSQFLGHGRADDLLLHIKECIGQLNMRQLLSVGMDGPNVNFKLLDLLQREYAELNGGAQVLVVGSCGLHTLHNAMKAGFTVWQIEKFLRALHFLFHNVPARREDYTNTTGSTCFPLSFCGHRWVENVPVAERALEVWPMVQAYVSAAEEKKVQKPNTASYDTILAAREDPLLVPKLKFFLSIARGFNPFLHKYQTDEPVLPFLAKDLTELLLSLLRRFIKRELLQDQTPLQLIKLDISDEKNWVSLRRVDIGLGAESAIKALQGKPGTKIGEHSVLSLRKECLQCLVRFIKKLQERSPLKFPIVRQIASLDPTKMAKDPEWCIVQMKALVQTFIQGQQLAGGIAVGKRILYRDRRSQ